Proteins encoded within one genomic window of Triticum aestivum cultivar Chinese Spring chromosome 2D, IWGSC CS RefSeq v2.1, whole genome shotgun sequence:
- the LOC123054483 gene encoding binding partner of ACD11 1 produces the protein MATSTLSTVMVSNLSLKAALRDVKEFFSFSGDLVHVEMQSGDELSQVAYITFKDKQGAETAMLLTGATIVDMAVIVTPATDYELPADILAALEPKDAKSSALEKAEDIVGTMLAKGFILGRDALDKAKALDEKHQLTSTATARVSSFDKRIGLSEKISVGTSVVNDKVKEMDQKYLVSEKTRSALAAAEQGVSTAGSAIMKNRYVLTGAAWVTGAFSKVANTANDVGAKAKEKIAAEQEGKTVAAGYAQADMSDAHEKPRDLDGEITKIHVSENPEDIPISTAAVFPITVEDSSDASPPPPAAPKKPEPAQGLIL, from the exons ATGGCG ACAAGCACGCTTAGCACAGTTATGGTGAGCAATTTGTCACTGAAAGCAGCACTAAGAGATGTAAAGGAATTCTTTTCCTTTTCTGGCGACCTTGTGCATGTTGAAATGCAAAG TGGTGACGAGCTGTCTCAAGTTGCCTACATTACTTTTAAAGATAAGCAAGGAGCTGAGACAGCCATGCTTCTGACG GGTGCCACGATAGTCGATATGGCTGTCATCGTAACACCAGCCACTGATTATGAGCTACCAGCTGATATTTTAGCTGCTCTAGAG CCCAAAGATGCCAAGTCCTCTGCTCTGGAGAAGGCAGAGGACATCGTTGGGACCATGCTGGCCAAGGGGTTCATTCTTGGTAGGGATGCACTCGACAAAGCAAAAGCTTTGGATGAGAAGCATCAGCTCACATCAACTGCGACTGCTCGAGTATCTTCCTTTGACAAGAGAATCGGTCTGAGTGAGAAGATCAGCGTCGGTACTTCAGTCGTAAACGATAAAGTAAAGGAAATGGATCAGAAATATCTAGTCTCCGAGAAGACAAGGTCAGCACTTGCAGCTGCTGAACAGGGCGTCTCCACTGCTGGATCTGCCATCATGAAAAACAGGTATGTCCTTACTGGAGCTGCATGGGTAACTGGTGCCTTCAGTAAGGTTGCGAATACCGCAAACGACGTCGGGGCAAAGGCGAAGGAGAAAATAGCCGCTGAGCAGGAGGGCAAGACCGTAGCGGCCGGGTATGCACAAGCTGACATGTCGGACGCTCATGAAAAGCCCAGGGATTTGGATGGTGAAATCACAAAGATACATGTCTCTGAAAACCCTGAAGATATCCCCATATCTACCGCTGCAGTTTTCCCCATTACAGTAGAGGATTCCAGCGATGCGTCTCCACCACCGCCCGCTGCTCCTAAGAAACCGGAACCTGCGCAGGGATTGATACTATGA